A window from Telopea speciosissima isolate NSW1024214 ecotype Mountain lineage chromosome 8, Tspe_v1, whole genome shotgun sequence encodes these proteins:
- the LOC122671448 gene encoding RING-H2 finger protein ATL74-like, protein MRRKVLGSVIHVFVMAIVISVILLFVGITFLILVHVCVVGRAFRGFSAGTMEERASNTGNKMSIDDLEKLPCFEFKAGEKGNSDVDCAVCLENFKLGEKCRLLPLCKHSFHSQCVDSWLLKTPICPICRTTVDSRKYSVILIEENSHSSEVAIELREIQPVVVGN, encoded by the coding sequence ATGAGAAGAAAGGTTCTGGGTTCTGTAATACATGTTTTTGTAATGGCAATCGTCATCTCTGTGATACTATTGTTCGTGGGCATCACTTTTTTGATCTTAGTTCATGTTTGTGTTGTTGGGAGAGCTTTTCGAGGGTTCAGTGCTGGTACAATGGAAGAGAGGGCTAGTAATACAGGCAATAAAATGTCCATTGATGATCTAGAGAAGCTTCCATGCTTTGAATTCAAAGCAGGAGAGAAGGGAAACAGTGATGTTGATTGTGCTGTTTGCTTGGAAAATTTCAAGTTGGGTGAGAAATGCAGATTACTACCTCTCTGCAAACACAGTTTTCATTCTCAATGTGTAGATTCATGGTTGTTGAAGACACCGATTTGTCCAATCTGTAGAACCACTGTTGATTCTCGAAAGTATAGTGTGATTTTGATAGAGGAAAATAGCCATTCCAGTGAGGTAGCAATTGAATTGAGAGAGATTCAGCCGGTTGTGGTTGGGAACTGA